From a region of the Sphaerodactylus townsendi isolate TG3544 linkage group LG16, MPM_Stown_v2.3, whole genome shotgun sequence genome:
- the ELN gene encoding elastin isoform X6: MMATRRAPASFLLLLLRGVAWLGLSSLPASWQGGVPGAGVGLPGTGYYPGAGVGGLGVGGLGTGVGAGFGAGAKPPKPGVGGLGGVYPGGAYPGGLYPGIGGAGGGAAAAYKALKAAAAGGGVPGGVPGGVGVPGGVPGGVGVPGGVPGGVGVPGGVPGGVGVPGGGLGGIGLPGVGAKPGKIPGVGIPGGLPGGVLPGTGIRYPGVGVLPGVPIGSGVKPKVPGAGGGGFAGIPGFGGFGGGQQPGLPLGYPIKSPKLPGGYGLPYTTGKLPFGGNGARGVLGGVGGKGTYPTGTGVGAQAAAAKAAAKYGAGAGVLPGAGVYPGGLVPGAGIYPGAIGVGPAAAAAAAAKARAKAAAYGGAGAVPGVVPGAAGVVPGAAGVIPGVGTVPGAVPGVVPGVGAVPGVATPAAVAAAAKAAKYGQVPGVGGVPGALPGVGGIPGVGGFPGVGGVPGAIPGVGGIPGVVPGALPGVGPGAAAAAAAKAAAKAAAYGTGVAPGLGGVPGVAPGLGGVPGVAPGLGGVPGVVPGGIGTGGVVPGSPAAAKAAAKAAKYGAGGARGLVPGVGGGLVPGVGGGLVPGGVGSLVPGLGGVGGVGGVGGVLVPGLGAGAAAAKAAKYGARPIPGVGGVPGVGGVPGVGGVPGVGGVPGVGGVPGVGGVPGVGGVPGIGIPQIGVQPGAKPPKYGYGGGGFPQAGGAVPGYGLSPIYPGGLTAGQYAGKPSKAYKALGALGYRGRKRK; the protein is encoded by the exons GGGTCCCTGGTGCTGGAGTGGGACTTCCAGGAACAGGATATTACCCAG GAGCTGGCGTTGGAGGCCTGGGAGTAGGTGGACTTGGCACTGGAGTTGGAGCAG GATTTGGTGCAGGAGCGAAACCCCCCAAACCAG GTGTCGGAGGCCTTG GAGGTGTCTATCCCGGAGGGGCTTATCCAGGAGGTCTCTATCCAGGTATTGGAGGTGCcggaggaggtgctgctgcagctTATAAAGCTCTGAAAGCGG cagctgctggtggtggtgtaCCTGGGGGTGTACCTGGAGGTGTTGGTGTACCTGGGGGCGTACCTGGAGGCGTTGGAGTACCTGGAGGTGTACCTGGAGGCGTTGGAGTACCTGGGGGCGTACCTGGAGGCGTTGGTGTACCTGGGGGCGGATTAGGGGGTATTGGTTTACCCG GCGTtggagccaaacccgggaaaatcCCTG GTGTCGGGATCCCCGGAGGTCTCCCTGGTGGCGTGCTTCCTGGCACAG GTATCCGTTATCCTGGTGTAGGGGTGTTGCCGGGCGTGCCGATTGGAAGCGGAGTCAAGCCAAAAGTCCCAG GAGCAGGCGGTGGTGGTTTTGCTGGAATCCCTG GGTTTGGAGGCTTTGGAGGAGGGCAACAACCGGGACTACCTCTGGGCTACCCCATCAAGTCACCTAAGCTCCCTG GTGGTTATGGGCTGCCCTACACTACGGGGAAGCTGCCATTTGGTG GTAATGGAGCTCGCGGAGTGCTTGGTGGAGTCGGAGGGAAGGGTACCTACCCAACAGGCACAG GTGTAGGAGCCCAGGCAGCAGCCGCAAAAGCAGCCGCGAAATACG GAGCGGGAGCCGGTGTCCTGCCTGGAGCTGGAGTCTACCCAGGGGGTTTGGTACCAGGTGCTGGCATCTATCCAGGAGCTATAG GGGTGGgtccagcggcggcggcggcagcagcggctaAAGCGAGAGCAAAAGCAGCGGCGTATGGCG gtgCTGGGGCAGTCCCTGGCGTCGTCCCGGGTGCTGCTGGTGTCGTCCCTGGCGCTGCTGGTGTCATCCCTGGCGTTGGCACCGTGCCAGGAGCAGTTCCGGGTGTTGTGCCAGGTGTGGGAGCAGTTCCAG GAGTTGCAAcaccagcagcagtagcagctgcCGCCAAAGCAGCCAAGTATG GTCAGGTGCCAGGTGTCGGTGGAGTCCCAGGAGCTCTGCCAGGTGTTGGCGGCATCCCGGGTGTTGGCGGCTTCCCAGGTGTTGGCGGGGTTCCGGGTGCCATTCCAGGCGTGGGCGGCATCCCAGGTGTGGTTCCAGGTGCTCTCCCAG GTGTTGGGCCAGGAgcggcagcagctgcagcagcgaAGGCAGCGGCCAAAGCAGCAGCATATG ggaCTGGCGTGGCACCTGGCTTAGGAGGTGTTCCTGGCGTGGCACCTGGCTTAGGAGGTGTTCCTGGTGTGGCACCTGGCTTAGGAGGTGTTCCTGGTGTGGTACCTGGCGGCATAGGAACTGGAG GAGTGGTGCCAGGAAGTCCTGCCGCAGCTAAAGCTGCAGCCAAGGCAGCTAAATATG GAGCTGGTGGAGCACGAGGCCTGGTACCCGGTGTCGGTGGTGGTCTGGTGCCCGGTGTCGGTGGTGGCCTGGTGCCCGGTGGGGTTGGCAGCCTGGTACCTGGCCTTGGAGGAGTTGGAGGCGTTGGAGGCGTTGGAGG tgttttagTGCCTGGACTCGGAGCAGGAGCAGCCGCCGCCAAAGCAGCAAAGTATG GTGCCAGACCCATTCCTGGTGTTGGAGGCGTGCCAGGCGTGGGAGGCGTGCCAGGCGTGGGAGGAGTACCAGGCGTGGGAGGCGTGCCAGGCGTGGGAGGCGTGCCAGGCGTGGGAGGTGTGCCAGGTGTTGGAGGTGTACCCGGCATAG GGATCCCCCAGATCGGAGTGCAGCCCGGAGCCAAGCCCCCCAAATATG GTTACGGTGGTGGTGGTTTCCCACAAGCTG GGGGTGCTGTTCCTGGCTATGGGTTATCTCCCATTTATCCAG GAGGCTTAACAGCTGGCCAGTATGCTG gcAAACCTTCCAAGGCCTACAAAGCCCTGGGCGCACTGGGCTACAGAG GCCGCAAGAGAAAGTAG
- the ELN gene encoding elastin isoform X2 gives MMATRRAPASFLLLLLRGVAWLGLSSLPASWQGGVPGAGVGLPGTGYYPGAGVGGLGVGGLGTGVGAGFGAGAKPPKPGVGGLGGVYPGGAYPGGLYPGIGGAGGGAAAAYKALKAAAGGGVPGGVPGGVGVPGGVPGGVGVPGGVPGGVGVPGGVPGGVGVPGGGLGGIGLPGVGAKPGKIPGVGIPGGLPGGVLPGTGIRYPGVGVLPGVPIGSGVKPKVPGAGGGGFAGIPGFGGFGGGQQPGLPLGYPIKSPKLPGGYGLPYTTGKLPFGGNGARGVLGGVGGKGTYPTGTGVGAQAAAAKAAAKYGAGAGVLPGAGVYPGGLVPGAGIYPGAIGVGPAAAAAAAAKARAKAAAYGGAGAVPGVVPGAAGVVPGAAGVIPGVGTVPGAVPGVVPGVGAVPGVATPAAVAAAAKAAKYGQVPGVGGVPGALPGVGGIPGVGGFPGVGGVPGAIPGVGGIPGVVPGALPGVGPGAAAAAAAKAAAKAAAYGQAGRVPGVVPGVGGVPGVVPGVGGVPGVVPGVGGIPGVAPGALPGVGPGAAAAAAAKAAAKAAAYGQAGRVPGVVPGIGGVPGVVPGIGGVPGVAPGALPGVGPGAAAAAAAKAAAKAAAYGTGVAPGLGGVPGVAPGLGGVPGVAPGLGGVPGVVPGGIGTGGVVPGSPAAAKAAAKAAKYGAGGARGLVPGVGGGLVPGVGGGLVPGGVGSLVPGLGGVGGVGGVGGVLVPGLGAGAAAAKAAKYGARPIPGVGGVPGVGGVPGVGGVPGVGGVPGVGGVPGVGGVPGVGGVPGIGIPQIGVQPGAKPPKYGYGGGGFPQAGGAVPGYGLSPIYPGGLTAGQYAGKPSKAYKALGALGYRGRKRK, from the exons GGGTCCCTGGTGCTGGAGTGGGACTTCCAGGAACAGGATATTACCCAG GAGCTGGCGTTGGAGGCCTGGGAGTAGGTGGACTTGGCACTGGAGTTGGAGCAG GATTTGGTGCAGGAGCGAAACCCCCCAAACCAG GTGTCGGAGGCCTTG GAGGTGTCTATCCCGGAGGGGCTTATCCAGGAGGTCTCTATCCAGGTATTGGAGGTGCcggaggaggtgctgctgcagctTATAAAGCTCTGAAAGCGG ctgctggtggtggtgtaCCTGGGGGTGTACCTGGAGGTGTTGGTGTACCTGGGGGCGTACCTGGAGGCGTTGGAGTACCTGGAGGTGTACCTGGAGGCGTTGGAGTACCTGGGGGCGTACCTGGAGGCGTTGGTGTACCTGGGGGCGGATTAGGGGGTATTGGTTTACCCG GCGTtggagccaaacccgggaaaatcCCTG GTGTCGGGATCCCCGGAGGTCTCCCTGGTGGCGTGCTTCCTGGCACAG GTATCCGTTATCCTGGTGTAGGGGTGTTGCCGGGCGTGCCGATTGGAAGCGGAGTCAAGCCAAAAGTCCCAG GAGCAGGCGGTGGTGGTTTTGCTGGAATCCCTG GGTTTGGAGGCTTTGGAGGAGGGCAACAACCGGGACTACCTCTGGGCTACCCCATCAAGTCACCTAAGCTCCCTG GTGGTTATGGGCTGCCCTACACTACGGGGAAGCTGCCATTTGGTG GTAATGGAGCTCGCGGAGTGCTTGGTGGAGTCGGAGGGAAGGGTACCTACCCAACAGGCACAG GTGTAGGAGCCCAGGCAGCAGCCGCAAAAGCAGCCGCGAAATACG GAGCGGGAGCCGGTGTCCTGCCTGGAGCTGGAGTCTACCCAGGGGGTTTGGTACCAGGTGCTGGCATCTATCCAGGAGCTATAG GGGTGGgtccagcggcggcggcggcagcagcggctaAAGCGAGAGCAAAAGCAGCGGCGTATGGCG gtgCTGGGGCAGTCCCTGGCGTCGTCCCGGGTGCTGCTGGTGTCGTCCCTGGCGCTGCTGGTGTCATCCCTGGCGTTGGCACCGTGCCAGGAGCAGTTCCGGGTGTTGTGCCAGGTGTGGGAGCAGTTCCAG GAGTTGCAAcaccagcagcagtagcagctgcCGCCAAAGCAGCCAAGTATG GTCAGGTGCCAGGTGTCGGTGGAGTCCCAGGAGCTCTGCCAGGTGTTGGCGGCATCCCGGGTGTTGGCGGCTTCCCAGGTGTTGGCGGGGTTCCGGGTGCCATTCCAGGCGTGGGCGGCATCCCAGGTGTGGTTCCAGGTGCTCTCCCAG GTGTTGGGCCAGGAgcggcagcagctgcagcagcgaAGGCAGCGGCCAAAGCAGCAGCATATG GTCAGGCTGGAAGGGTCCCAGGTGTTGTCCCGGGCGTTGGTGGGGTCCCAGGTGTTGTCCCGGGCGTTGGCGGGGTCCCAGGTGTCGTTCCCGGTGTTGGTGGCATCCCAGGTGTAGCTCCAGGTGCTCTCCCTG GCGTTGGTCCAggggcggcagcggcggcagcagcaaagGCCGCAGCTAAAGCAGCAGCATATG GTCAGGCTGGAAGGGTCCCAGGTGTTGTCCCGGGCATTGGCGGGGTTCCAGGTGTTGTCCCGGGCATTGGCGGGGTCCCAGGTGTAGCTCCAGGTGCTCTCCCTG GTGTTGGTCCAGGGGCAGCAGCGGCTGCAGCAGCGAAGGCAGCAGCTAAAGCAGCAGCATATG ggaCTGGCGTGGCACCTGGCTTAGGAGGTGTTCCTGGCGTGGCACCTGGCTTAGGAGGTGTTCCTGGTGTGGCACCTGGCTTAGGAGGTGTTCCTGGTGTGGTACCTGGCGGCATAGGAACTGGAG GAGTGGTGCCAGGAAGTCCTGCCGCAGCTAAAGCTGCAGCCAAGGCAGCTAAATATG GAGCTGGTGGAGCACGAGGCCTGGTACCCGGTGTCGGTGGTGGTCTGGTGCCCGGTGTCGGTGGTGGCCTGGTGCCCGGTGGGGTTGGCAGCCTGGTACCTGGCCTTGGAGGAGTTGGAGGCGTTGGAGGCGTTGGAGG tgttttagTGCCTGGACTCGGAGCAGGAGCAGCCGCCGCCAAAGCAGCAAAGTATG GTGCCAGACCCATTCCTGGTGTTGGAGGCGTGCCAGGCGTGGGAGGCGTGCCAGGCGTGGGAGGAGTACCAGGCGTGGGAGGCGTGCCAGGCGTGGGAGGCGTGCCAGGCGTGGGAGGTGTGCCAGGTGTTGGAGGTGTACCCGGCATAG GGATCCCCCAGATCGGAGTGCAGCCCGGAGCCAAGCCCCCCAAATATG GTTACGGTGGTGGTGGTTTCCCACAAGCTG GGGGTGCTGTTCCTGGCTATGGGTTATCTCCCATTTATCCAG GAGGCTTAACAGCTGGCCAGTATGCTG gcAAACCTTCCAAGGCCTACAAAGCCCTGGGCGCACTGGGCTACAGAG GCCGCAAGAGAAAGTAG
- the ELN gene encoding elastin isoform X3, producing MMATRRAPASFLLLLLRGVAWLGLSSLPASWQGGVPGAGVGLPGTGYYPGAGVGGLGVGGLGTGVGAGFGAGAKPPKPGVGGLGGVYPGGAYPGGLYPGIGGAGGGAAAAYKALKAAAAGGGVPGGVPGGVGVPGGVPGGVGVPGGVPGGVGVPGGVPGGVGVPGGGLGGIGLPGVGAKPGKIPGVGIPGGLPGGVLPGTGIRYPGVGVLPGVPIGSGVKPKVPGAGGGGFAGIPGFGGFGGGQQPGLPLGYPIKSPKLPGGYGLPYTTGKLPFGGNGARGVLGGVGGKGTYPTGTGVGAQAAAAKAAAKYGAGAGVLPGAGVYPGGLVPGAGIYPGAIGVGPAAAAAAAAKARAKAAAYGGAGAVPGVVPGAAGVVPGAAGVIPGVGTVPGAVPGVVPGVGAVPGVATPAAVAAAAKAAKYGQVPGVGGVPGALPGVGGIPGVGGFPGVGGVPGAIPGVGGIPGVVPGALPGVGPGAAAAAAAKAAAKAAAYGQAGRVPGVVPGVGGVPGVVPGVGGVPGVVPGVGGIPGVAPGALPGVGPGAAAAAAAKAAAKAAAYGQAGRVPGVVPGIGGVPGVVPGIGGVPGVAPGALPGVGPGAAAAAAAKAAAKAAAYGTGVAPGLGGVPGVAPGLGGVPGVAPGLGGVPGVVPGGIGTGGVVPGSPAAAKAAAKAAKYGAGGARGLVPGVGGGLVPGVGGGLVPGGVGSLVPGLGGVGGVGGVGVPGLGAGAAAAKAAKYGARPIPGVGGVPGVGGVPGVGGVPGVGGVPGVGGVPGVGGVPGVGGVPGIGIPQIGVQPGAKPPKYGYGGGGFPQAGGAVPGYGLSPIYPGGLTAGQYAGKPSKAYKALGALGYRGRKRK from the exons GGGTCCCTGGTGCTGGAGTGGGACTTCCAGGAACAGGATATTACCCAG GAGCTGGCGTTGGAGGCCTGGGAGTAGGTGGACTTGGCACTGGAGTTGGAGCAG GATTTGGTGCAGGAGCGAAACCCCCCAAACCAG GTGTCGGAGGCCTTG GAGGTGTCTATCCCGGAGGGGCTTATCCAGGAGGTCTCTATCCAGGTATTGGAGGTGCcggaggaggtgctgctgcagctTATAAAGCTCTGAAAGCGG cagctgctggtggtggtgtaCCTGGGGGTGTACCTGGAGGTGTTGGTGTACCTGGGGGCGTACCTGGAGGCGTTGGAGTACCTGGAGGTGTACCTGGAGGCGTTGGAGTACCTGGGGGCGTACCTGGAGGCGTTGGTGTACCTGGGGGCGGATTAGGGGGTATTGGTTTACCCG GCGTtggagccaaacccgggaaaatcCCTG GTGTCGGGATCCCCGGAGGTCTCCCTGGTGGCGTGCTTCCTGGCACAG GTATCCGTTATCCTGGTGTAGGGGTGTTGCCGGGCGTGCCGATTGGAAGCGGAGTCAAGCCAAAAGTCCCAG GAGCAGGCGGTGGTGGTTTTGCTGGAATCCCTG GGTTTGGAGGCTTTGGAGGAGGGCAACAACCGGGACTACCTCTGGGCTACCCCATCAAGTCACCTAAGCTCCCTG GTGGTTATGGGCTGCCCTACACTACGGGGAAGCTGCCATTTGGTG GTAATGGAGCTCGCGGAGTGCTTGGTGGAGTCGGAGGGAAGGGTACCTACCCAACAGGCACAG GTGTAGGAGCCCAGGCAGCAGCCGCAAAAGCAGCCGCGAAATACG GAGCGGGAGCCGGTGTCCTGCCTGGAGCTGGAGTCTACCCAGGGGGTTTGGTACCAGGTGCTGGCATCTATCCAGGAGCTATAG GGGTGGgtccagcggcggcggcggcagcagcggctaAAGCGAGAGCAAAAGCAGCGGCGTATGGCG gtgCTGGGGCAGTCCCTGGCGTCGTCCCGGGTGCTGCTGGTGTCGTCCCTGGCGCTGCTGGTGTCATCCCTGGCGTTGGCACCGTGCCAGGAGCAGTTCCGGGTGTTGTGCCAGGTGTGGGAGCAGTTCCAG GAGTTGCAAcaccagcagcagtagcagctgcCGCCAAAGCAGCCAAGTATG GTCAGGTGCCAGGTGTCGGTGGAGTCCCAGGAGCTCTGCCAGGTGTTGGCGGCATCCCGGGTGTTGGCGGCTTCCCAGGTGTTGGCGGGGTTCCGGGTGCCATTCCAGGCGTGGGCGGCATCCCAGGTGTGGTTCCAGGTGCTCTCCCAG GTGTTGGGCCAGGAgcggcagcagctgcagcagcgaAGGCAGCGGCCAAAGCAGCAGCATATG GTCAGGCTGGAAGGGTCCCAGGTGTTGTCCCGGGCGTTGGTGGGGTCCCAGGTGTTGTCCCGGGCGTTGGCGGGGTCCCAGGTGTCGTTCCCGGTGTTGGTGGCATCCCAGGTGTAGCTCCAGGTGCTCTCCCTG GCGTTGGTCCAggggcggcagcggcggcagcagcaaagGCCGCAGCTAAAGCAGCAGCATATG GTCAGGCTGGAAGGGTCCCAGGTGTTGTCCCGGGCATTGGCGGGGTTCCAGGTGTTGTCCCGGGCATTGGCGGGGTCCCAGGTGTAGCTCCAGGTGCTCTCCCTG GTGTTGGTCCAGGGGCAGCAGCGGCTGCAGCAGCGAAGGCAGCAGCTAAAGCAGCAGCATATG ggaCTGGCGTGGCACCTGGCTTAGGAGGTGTTCCTGGCGTGGCACCTGGCTTAGGAGGTGTTCCTGGTGTGGCACCTGGCTTAGGAGGTGTTCCTGGTGTGGTACCTGGCGGCATAGGAACTGGAG GAGTGGTGCCAGGAAGTCCTGCCGCAGCTAAAGCTGCAGCCAAGGCAGCTAAATATG GAGCTGGTGGAGCACGAGGCCTGGTACCCGGTGTCGGTGGTGGTCTGGTGCCCGGTGTCGGTGGTGGCCTGGTGCCCGGTGGGGTTGGCAGCCTGGTACCTGGCCTTGGAGGAGTTGGAGGCGTTGGAGGCGTTGGAG TGCCTGGACTCGGAGCAGGAGCAGCCGCCGCCAAAGCAGCAAAGTATG GTGCCAGACCCATTCCTGGTGTTGGAGGCGTGCCAGGCGTGGGAGGCGTGCCAGGCGTGGGAGGAGTACCAGGCGTGGGAGGCGTGCCAGGCGTGGGAGGCGTGCCAGGCGTGGGAGGTGTGCCAGGTGTTGGAGGTGTACCCGGCATAG GGATCCCCCAGATCGGAGTGCAGCCCGGAGCCAAGCCCCCCAAATATG GTTACGGTGGTGGTGGTTTCCCACAAGCTG GGGGTGCTGTTCCTGGCTATGGGTTATCTCCCATTTATCCAG GAGGCTTAACAGCTGGCCAGTATGCTG gcAAACCTTCCAAGGCCTACAAAGCCCTGGGCGCACTGGGCTACAGAG GCCGCAAGAGAAAGTAG
- the ELN gene encoding elastin isoform X1: MMATRRAPASFLLLLLRGVAWLGLSSLPASWQGGVPGAGVGLPGTGYYPGAGVGGLGVGGLGTGVGAGFGAGAKPPKPGVGGLGGVYPGGAYPGGLYPGIGGAGGGAAAAYKALKAAAAGGGVPGGVPGGVGVPGGVPGGVGVPGGVPGGVGVPGGVPGGVGVPGGGLGGIGLPGVGAKPGKIPGVGIPGGLPGGVLPGTGIRYPGVGVLPGVPIGSGVKPKVPGAGGGGFAGIPGFGGFGGGQQPGLPLGYPIKSPKLPGGYGLPYTTGKLPFGGNGARGVLGGVGGKGTYPTGTGVGAQAAAAKAAAKYGAGAGVLPGAGVYPGGLVPGAGIYPGAIGVGPAAAAAAAAKARAKAAAYGGAGAVPGVVPGAAGVVPGAAGVIPGVGTVPGAVPGVVPGVGAVPGVATPAAVAAAAKAAKYGQVPGVGGVPGALPGVGGIPGVGGFPGVGGVPGAIPGVGGIPGVVPGALPGVGPGAAAAAAAKAAAKAAAYGQAGRVPGVVPGVGGVPGVVPGVGGVPGVVPGVGGIPGVAPGALPGVGPGAAAAAAAKAAAKAAAYGQAGRVPGVVPGIGGVPGVVPGIGGVPGVAPGALPGVGPGAAAAAAAKAAAKAAAYGTGVAPGLGGVPGVAPGLGGVPGVAPGLGGVPGVVPGGIGTGGVVPGSPAAAKAAAKAAKYGAGGARGLVPGVGGGLVPGVGGGLVPGGVGSLVPGLGGVGGVGGVGGVLVPGLGAGAAAAKAAKYGARPIPGVGGVPGVGGVPGVGGVPGVGGVPGVGGVPGVGGVPGVGGVPGIGIPQIGVQPGAKPPKYGYGGGGFPQAGGAVPGYGLSPIYPGGLTAGQYAGKPSKAYKALGALGYRGRKRK; this comes from the exons GGGTCCCTGGTGCTGGAGTGGGACTTCCAGGAACAGGATATTACCCAG GAGCTGGCGTTGGAGGCCTGGGAGTAGGTGGACTTGGCACTGGAGTTGGAGCAG GATTTGGTGCAGGAGCGAAACCCCCCAAACCAG GTGTCGGAGGCCTTG GAGGTGTCTATCCCGGAGGGGCTTATCCAGGAGGTCTCTATCCAGGTATTGGAGGTGCcggaggaggtgctgctgcagctTATAAAGCTCTGAAAGCGG cagctgctggtggtggtgtaCCTGGGGGTGTACCTGGAGGTGTTGGTGTACCTGGGGGCGTACCTGGAGGCGTTGGAGTACCTGGAGGTGTACCTGGAGGCGTTGGAGTACCTGGGGGCGTACCTGGAGGCGTTGGTGTACCTGGGGGCGGATTAGGGGGTATTGGTTTACCCG GCGTtggagccaaacccgggaaaatcCCTG GTGTCGGGATCCCCGGAGGTCTCCCTGGTGGCGTGCTTCCTGGCACAG GTATCCGTTATCCTGGTGTAGGGGTGTTGCCGGGCGTGCCGATTGGAAGCGGAGTCAAGCCAAAAGTCCCAG GAGCAGGCGGTGGTGGTTTTGCTGGAATCCCTG GGTTTGGAGGCTTTGGAGGAGGGCAACAACCGGGACTACCTCTGGGCTACCCCATCAAGTCACCTAAGCTCCCTG GTGGTTATGGGCTGCCCTACACTACGGGGAAGCTGCCATTTGGTG GTAATGGAGCTCGCGGAGTGCTTGGTGGAGTCGGAGGGAAGGGTACCTACCCAACAGGCACAG GTGTAGGAGCCCAGGCAGCAGCCGCAAAAGCAGCCGCGAAATACG GAGCGGGAGCCGGTGTCCTGCCTGGAGCTGGAGTCTACCCAGGGGGTTTGGTACCAGGTGCTGGCATCTATCCAGGAGCTATAG GGGTGGgtccagcggcggcggcggcagcagcggctaAAGCGAGAGCAAAAGCAGCGGCGTATGGCG gtgCTGGGGCAGTCCCTGGCGTCGTCCCGGGTGCTGCTGGTGTCGTCCCTGGCGCTGCTGGTGTCATCCCTGGCGTTGGCACCGTGCCAGGAGCAGTTCCGGGTGTTGTGCCAGGTGTGGGAGCAGTTCCAG GAGTTGCAAcaccagcagcagtagcagctgcCGCCAAAGCAGCCAAGTATG GTCAGGTGCCAGGTGTCGGTGGAGTCCCAGGAGCTCTGCCAGGTGTTGGCGGCATCCCGGGTGTTGGCGGCTTCCCAGGTGTTGGCGGGGTTCCGGGTGCCATTCCAGGCGTGGGCGGCATCCCAGGTGTGGTTCCAGGTGCTCTCCCAG GTGTTGGGCCAGGAgcggcagcagctgcagcagcgaAGGCAGCGGCCAAAGCAGCAGCATATG GTCAGGCTGGAAGGGTCCCAGGTGTTGTCCCGGGCGTTGGTGGGGTCCCAGGTGTTGTCCCGGGCGTTGGCGGGGTCCCAGGTGTCGTTCCCGGTGTTGGTGGCATCCCAGGTGTAGCTCCAGGTGCTCTCCCTG GCGTTGGTCCAggggcggcagcggcggcagcagcaaagGCCGCAGCTAAAGCAGCAGCATATG GTCAGGCTGGAAGGGTCCCAGGTGTTGTCCCGGGCATTGGCGGGGTTCCAGGTGTTGTCCCGGGCATTGGCGGGGTCCCAGGTGTAGCTCCAGGTGCTCTCCCTG GTGTTGGTCCAGGGGCAGCAGCGGCTGCAGCAGCGAAGGCAGCAGCTAAAGCAGCAGCATATG ggaCTGGCGTGGCACCTGGCTTAGGAGGTGTTCCTGGCGTGGCACCTGGCTTAGGAGGTGTTCCTGGTGTGGCACCTGGCTTAGGAGGTGTTCCTGGTGTGGTACCTGGCGGCATAGGAACTGGAG GAGTGGTGCCAGGAAGTCCTGCCGCAGCTAAAGCTGCAGCCAAGGCAGCTAAATATG GAGCTGGTGGAGCACGAGGCCTGGTACCCGGTGTCGGTGGTGGTCTGGTGCCCGGTGTCGGTGGTGGCCTGGTGCCCGGTGGGGTTGGCAGCCTGGTACCTGGCCTTGGAGGAGTTGGAGGCGTTGGAGGCGTTGGAGG tgttttagTGCCTGGACTCGGAGCAGGAGCAGCCGCCGCCAAAGCAGCAAAGTATG GTGCCAGACCCATTCCTGGTGTTGGAGGCGTGCCAGGCGTGGGAGGCGTGCCAGGCGTGGGAGGAGTACCAGGCGTGGGAGGCGTGCCAGGCGTGGGAGGCGTGCCAGGCGTGGGAGGTGTGCCAGGTGTTGGAGGTGTACCCGGCATAG GGATCCCCCAGATCGGAGTGCAGCCCGGAGCCAAGCCCCCCAAATATG GTTACGGTGGTGGTGGTTTCCCACAAGCTG GGGGTGCTGTTCCTGGCTATGGGTTATCTCCCATTTATCCAG GAGGCTTAACAGCTGGCCAGTATGCTG gcAAACCTTCCAAGGCCTACAAAGCCCTGGGCGCACTGGGCTACAGAG GCCGCAAGAGAAAGTAG